A window of the Salegentibacter mishustinae genome harbors these coding sequences:
- the uvrB gene encoding excinuclease ABC subunit UvrB gives MKFKIESDYKPTGDQPKAIEQLVNGINNNDQYQTLLGVTGSGKTFSVANVIQDVQKPTLVLAHNKTLAAQLYSEFKQFFPNNAVEYFVSYYDYYQPEAFIPTSGTYIEKDLSINEEIEKLRLSTTSSLLSGRRDVIVVASVSCLYGIGNPVEFRKNVVSIEQDMQISRTKFLHQLVQSLYSRTEAEFTHGNFRIKGDTVDVFPSYADNAFRIHFFGDEIEEIEAFDPGTNDIIEKYERLNIYPANMFVTSPDVMQNAIHHIQDDLVKQVDYFRDIGKHLEAKRLDERTNFDLEMIRELGYCSGIENYSRYLDGRQPGTRPFCLLDYFPDDFLMVVDESHVTIPQVHAMYGGDRSRKETLVEYGFRLPAAMDNRPLKFEEFEALQNQVIYVSATPADYELQKSEGVYVEQVIRPTGLLDPVIEVRPSLNQIDDLIEEIHTRIEKDQRTLVTTLTKRMAEELAKYLTRIDIRCRYIHSDVDTLERVEIMQDLRRGLFDVLIGVNLLREGLDLPEVSLVAVIDADKEGFLRSNRSLTQTIGRAARHVEGKAILYADKVTDSMQKTIDQTEYRRTKQINYNNENNINPTPLVKKLENSTLIKEKLDVYDAEKPLTTKAAEEEVAYMSKPDLEKRIREKRKAMEKAAKDLDFMAAAKHRDEIKMLQNKVKEAQA, from the coding sequence ATGAAGTTTAAGATAGAATCAGACTACAAACCCACCGGAGACCAGCCTAAGGCCATAGAGCAACTGGTAAATGGGATTAATAATAACGACCAGTACCAAACATTGCTGGGAGTAACAGGATCAGGTAAAACCTTTTCTGTTGCGAATGTAATTCAGGATGTGCAGAAACCTACCCTGGTGCTTGCTCACAACAAAACACTTGCAGCCCAGCTTTATTCAGAATTCAAGCAATTCTTTCCCAATAATGCTGTGGAGTATTTTGTGAGTTATTACGATTATTACCAGCCTGAAGCCTTTATTCCTACTTCGGGAACTTATATTGAAAAAGACCTTTCTATTAATGAAGAAATTGAAAAACTAAGGCTTAGTACCACTTCTTCCCTTTTAAGCGGAAGACGTGATGTGATTGTGGTTGCTTCAGTTTCCTGTTTGTATGGTATTGGTAACCCTGTGGAGTTTCGAAAAAATGTGGTTTCTATCGAACAGGATATGCAAATTTCCAGAACCAAATTTTTACATCAACTGGTACAAAGTTTATATTCCCGTACTGAAGCAGAATTCACCCATGGAAATTTCCGAATTAAAGGAGATACGGTAGATGTTTTTCCAAGCTATGCCGATAATGCTTTCAGAATTCACTTTTTTGGAGATGAAATTGAAGAAATTGAAGCTTTTGATCCGGGAACCAATGATATTATTGAGAAATATGAAAGGCTGAATATTTATCCTGCCAATATGTTCGTAACCTCGCCCGATGTGATGCAAAATGCAATTCATCATATACAGGACGATCTTGTAAAGCAAGTAGATTACTTTAGAGATATTGGCAAACATTTGGAAGCAAAACGATTGGACGAACGAACCAATTTTGACCTGGAAATGATTCGTGAGTTGGGCTATTGTTCAGGGATTGAAAACTATTCTCGTTACCTTGACGGAAGGCAACCCGGCACCAGACCTTTCTGCCTTTTAGATTATTTTCCAGATGATTTTCTAATGGTAGTTGATGAAAGTCACGTGACCATTCCACAAGTGCACGCGATGTATGGCGGGGATAGATCCAGGAAAGAAACCCTGGTAGAATATGGATTTAGGCTTCCGGCTGCAATGGATAACCGACCGCTGAAATTCGAAGAATTTGAGGCCTTACAAAACCAGGTGATTTATGTAAGTGCTACGCCGGCAGATTACGAATTACAGAAATCTGAAGGAGTATATGTAGAACAGGTAATTAGACCAACCGGACTTCTGGATCCGGTAATTGAAGTACGACCAAGCTTAAATCAAATAGACGACCTTATTGAAGAAATTCATACAAGAATCGAGAAAGACCAGAGAACGTTAGTCACCACGCTTACCAAAAGAATGGCCGAAGAATTAGCAAAATACCTAACGCGTATTGATATTAGATGTCGTTATATTCATTCTGATGTAGACACCCTGGAACGTGTAGAAATTATGCAGGATTTACGCCGCGGTTTGTTTGATGTACTTATTGGGGTAAACTTACTAAGAGAAGGACTTGACCTTCCTGAAGTTTCGCTTGTTGCCGTAATTGATGCTGATAAAGAAGGATTTTTAAGAAGTAACCGTTCCCTCACTCAGACTATTGGCCGGGCAGCCCGTCACGTAGAAGGAAAGGCGATTTTATATGCCGATAAGGTTACCGATAGTATGCAAAAAACCATTGATCAAACCGAATATCGAAGAACCAAGCAGATAAATTACAATAACGAGAATAACATTAATCCTACTCCACTCGTTAAAAAACTTGAAAACAGTACGTTAATTAAGGAAAAATTGGATGTTTATGATGCCGAAAAACCACTAACTACCAAAGCTGCTGAAGAAGAAGTTGCTTATATGAGTAAACCCGATCTGGAAAAAAGAATTCGGGAGAAAAGAAAAGCAATGGAGAAAGCGGCGAAAGATCTCGATTTTATGGCTGCAGCTAAACACCGTGATGAAATAAAAATGCTTCAGAATAAAGT